In Acipenser ruthenus chromosome 16, fAciRut3.2 maternal haplotype, whole genome shotgun sequence, the following proteins share a genomic window:
- the LOC117412384 gene encoding nischarin-like isoform X3: protein MESAVFPDEANERKAVRIVGSELVVENYTVYIIEVNVGNHKWTVKHRYSDFHDLHEKLTAEKKIDKNLLPPKKIIGKNSKSLVEKRQKELEVYLQTLLAKFPLAAPKVLSCFLNFHLYEINGITAALAEDLFNKGEQLLVAGQVFCLRPLQLYAITQQLRLAKPICANGDAKADLGHILDFTCRLKYLKVSGSSQGSVGSSNIQEHLLPFDLSVFKSLLQIEISHCEAKQIQGLPSLKPTVATMGVRYSASSVKDILVPEASEFDHWVAEGVSSDCPVTAVIPTWKNLTTLDMSHNQIMCIDESVKLIPKVEFLDLGHNELSLVENLQHLYNLIHLDLSYNKLAVLEGVHTKLGNIKTLNLAGNLLESLSGLCKLYSLVNLDLSNNKLAQFEEIKHIGSLPCLEKLTLSNNPLSIIPDYRTKVLAQFWDRASEVCLDNAAPTEKEMDTVEVLKAIQKAKEAKDRMNNTEKKISEDSKLSAASSKPNCSSFTAPPSSPSLPHPASSSQVVVCKNTAQVSNDISTPMDSAITQRCTNIHNSACEDTIQVKHTYGSSLLPINVTEQHFSCHCAEDEDSMWTNWKKTQVLPFSCVSYTATNLDFTSHLTGLIRNAMWEEHLKASKTSMHVDTVHESLSQASGDGYFEMGLDEGEHGSGCTVSSDATAESCEELIRIKKVFWVYCIQVNKDLSQFASCVVLTDNLLAVFQIPHQELTGNRQSVTGNMENVLTVPFIEIEAVGFDVPETCLSLKLKTSDTYWYFLSDSQNLKEIYSCLNMFNSAVKNSSSAQEFINQLLESHQLTDGDTVVKGAFAAHLLNLAEVAPCNQQIHSFPTDSSSEAKNSPYSDILSFTWQSETHQDPVYVPCLLFLTPSQLCIMKVDFVALTKKAKTLEEKRWVELIQIPLASVLLHPKQGCSSSTQPAGAFRDGHVLELMTRLKFVTAVFVLPHDKFLFLSLFSQLRASLQDVKTIAFFKVKKCHGSIKSCPLSPTMTRRTLKSSPQGLQRPHLTLSLLYPSDPLIQKLTDENQCPFHLSVSPSLHFLTGLKGNDLVEFFYNSVAEVENEEIKHLLWSSVVFYKAPDVEITACIMLSTKAVYFVLHDSAAQLGDQSLVWDWKPSDHEKRDFLHSYCFTIKLNDLQSVNVGLFDQYFRVAGPSADHIISCLTRDSYSTHAFIQQLMSVLSFLAKTPSPEPVEQDFYTEFGNKSTGKMENYELVHSSRVKFIYPSEEEIGDLTYIVAEKMGDLANLHAYNILLYVLAFQVCRSKSTTSEGQHLLHPKTLILTGSDMFLFDEDYVSYPLPDFAKEPPKRDKYRLTDARRIRDLDRVLMGYQTYPQALTFVFDDLESPDLLCNLTMDHFASEFNTSDMKRTTGSVDKEVQWCIFVPGSDSREKLISLLARQWELLCSRELPLELTG, encoded by the exons ATGGAATCTGCGGTATTTCCTGACGAGGCAAACGAAAGGAAGGCGGTCCGAATTGTTGGATCTGAGCTCGTCGTAGAAAACTATACG gttTACATAATAGAGGTGAATGTTGGAAACCACAAGTGGACTGTCAAGCACCGCTATAGTGATTTTCATGATCTGCATGAAAAG CTCACTGCAGAGAAGAAGATCGACAAGAACCTGCTTCCACCAAAGAAAATCATTGGTAAAAACTCTAAAAGCCTGGTGGAAAAGAGACAAAAGGAACTCGAAGTATACCTGCAAACTCTGCTGGCCAAATTCCCTCTGGCTGCACCCAAAGTCTTGTCTTGTTTTCTGAATTTTCATCTATAT GAAATAAATGGAATTACAGCAGCACTGGCTGAAGATCTGTTTAATAAAG gagAGCAACTTCTTGTGGCTGGACAGGTATTCTGTCTCCGGCCTTTACAGTTATATGCAATCACCCAGCAGCTCCGACTGGCCAAACCCATCTGTGCTAATGGGGATGCCAAAGCAGACCTGGGGCACATTCTAGATTTTACCTGTAGGCTCAAATATTTGAAG GTCAGTGGCAGCTCTCAAGGTTCTGTGGGCAGCAGCAATATCCAGGAGCACCTCCTCCCATTTGACTTATCAGTATTCAAGTCACTTCTTCAGATAGAG attAGTCACTGTGAAGCAAAACAGATACAAGGACTTCCTTCTTTAAAGCCGACCGTGGCTACAATGGGTGTGCGCTATTCAGCATCATCAGTGAAG GATATACTGGTACCAGAAGCCTCTGAATTCGATCACTGGGTAGCGGAGGGAGTGTCATCGGACTGTCCAGTCACAGCTGTTATTCCGACTTGGAAGAACTTAACAACACTTGACATGAGTCATAATCAGATAATGTGCATTGATGAGTCTGTG aaattaaTACCAAAAGTTGAATTCCTGGACCTCGGTCACAACGAGCTGTCTCTTGTAGAGAACTTGCAG CATCTATATAACCTGATTCACCTGGATCTGTCTTACAATAAACTTGCAGTATTAGAAGGTGTTCACACAAAGCTTGGAAACATCAAAACGCTGAATTTGGCAGGAAACCTTCTGGAAAGTCTTTCTGGTCTTTGTAAACTTTATTCTCTTGTAAACTTGGATTTAAGCAACAATAAACTAGCCCAG TTTGAAGAAATTAAACACATTGGAAGTTTACCCTGTTTGGAAAAACTGACTCTGTCCAACAACCCCTTAAGCATCATTCCTGATTACAGAACCAAGGTGCTTGCACAGTTCTGGGACAGAGCATCAGAG GTATGCTTAGACAACGCTGCTCCAACAGAGAAGGAGATGGACACTGTGGAAGTGTTAAAAGCCATTCAGAAAGCCAAAGAAGCAAAGGACAGGATGAATAATACAGAGAAAAAG ATCAGTGAGGACTCCAAGCTTTCTGCTGCCAGTTCCAAACCCAACTGCTCCTCTTTCACTGCTCcgccctcctctccctctctgcccCATCCTGCCAGCTCCAGCCAAG tagTAGTATGTAAAAACACAGCCCAAGTTAGCAATGATATATCGACTCCTATGGATTCTGCAATTACCCAGAGATGCACCAATATACACAATTCTGCTTGCGAGGATACAATACAG GTTAAACATACATATGGATCCAGTTTGTTACCCATAAATGTGACTGAACAGCACTTTAG TTGTCATTGTGCAGAGGACGAAGACAGCATGTGGACCAATTGGAAAAAGACCCAAGTGCTACCTTTTTCTTGTGTCTCTTACACTGCTACTAACCTGGACTTTACGTCACATTTAACTGGACTTATTAGGAATGCCATGTGGGAAGAACATCTCAAAGCATCCAAGACCAGCATGCATGTGGATACAGTCCACGAATCATTGAGCCAGGCTTCAGGAGATGGCTATTTCGAAATGGGACTTGATGAGGGGGAGCATGGTTCAGGTTGCACCGTTTCTTCAGATGCTACAGCTGAAAGTTGTGAAGAGCTTATCCGAATTAAGAAAGTCTTTTGGGTTTACTGCATTCAGGTCAACAAAGATTTAAGCCAGTTTGCATCTTGTGTTGTGTTGACTGACAATCTGCTGGCTGTGTTCCAAATTCCTCATCAAGAACTGACTGGAAACAGGCAAAGTGTCACAGGTAACATGGAAAACGTCTTGACCGTCCCATTCATAGAGATAGAAGCAGTTGGCTTTGACGTTCCAGAAACCTGTCTTTCCTTGAAGTTGAAGACAAGTGATACTTACTGGTACTTTCTTTCGGATTCACAGAATTTGAAAGAGATCTACtcttgtttaaacatgtttaattcgGCTGTGAAAAATTCCAGTTCAGCACAGGAGTTTATCAATCAGCTTTTGGAGTCCCATCAGCTAACAGATGGTGACACTGTTGTTAAAGGTGCCTTTGCCGCTCACCTTCTTAACCTTGCAGAGGTTGCCCCCTGTAACCAGCAAATCCACAGCTTCCCCACTGACTCTTCAAGTGAGGCGAAGAACTCTCCGTATTCGGATATCCTCTCGTTCACGTGGCAGTCGGAGACACACCAAGACCCTGTTTATGTGCCCTGTCTGCTCTTCTTAACACCCAGTCAGCTGTGTATTATGAAAGTGGACTTTGTTGCACTCACGAAAAAAGCCAAGACACTTGAAGAGAAGAGATGGGTGGAGTTAATTCAGATCCCGCTTGCTTCTGTGCTTCTCCATCCAAAACAAGGTTGCAGTAGCAGCACCCAGCCAGCTGGTGCCTTCAGGGATGGCCATGTCCTGGAACTCATGACCCGGCTCAAGTTTGTCACCGCTGTCTTTGTCCTGCCCCATGACAAGTTCCTGTTTCTGAGTCTGTTCAGTCAGCTTAGAGCCAGCCTGCAGGATGTGAAGACCATTGCTTTCTTCAAGGTGAAAAAATGTCACGGTTCAATAAAGAGCTGTCCCTTGAGCCCCACAATGACCCGAAGAACTCTTAAGAGCAG CCCTCAGGGTCTCCAAAGGCCTCATTTAACCCTTTCCTTGCTGTATCCTTCTGACCCTTTGATACAGAAACTGACCGATGAGAACCAATGTCCATTTCACCTGTCTGTTTCCCCATCTCTTCACTTCTTAACAGGACTGAAAGGGAATGATTTGGTGGAGTTTTTCTATAACAGTGTTGCtgag GTGGAAAATGAAGAGATAAAGCACCTCTTGTGGTCCTCTGTGGTGTTTTATAAAGCTCCTGATGTGGAAATCACTGCCTGCATAATGCTGTCTACAAAAGCGGTTTATTTTGTTCTTCATGATTCTGCTGCTCAACTTGGTGATCAATCCC tAGTTTGGGATTGGAAGCCCTCTGATCATGAAAAAAGAGACTTCCTCCATTCATACTGCTTCACAATTAAGCTGAATGACCTGCAATCAGTAAATGTCGGGCTTTTTGATCAGTACTTCAGAGTAGCGG gtCCTTCAGCAGATCACATCATCTCCTGTCTGACCAGAGACAGCTACAGTACCCATGCCTTTATACAGCAGCTCATGTCTGTCCTGTCCTTCCTAGCAAAGACACCATCTCCAGAGCCAGTTGAACAAGATTTCTACACTGAATTTGGAAACAAAAGCACAG GCAAAATGGAAAACTATGAGCTTGTTCATTCTAGTCGAGTGAAGTTCATATACCCAAGTGAGGAAGAGATCGGGGACCTGACCTATATTGTTGCAGAGAAAATGGGAGACCTGGCTAATCTGCACGCGTATAACATCCTCCTGTACGTACTGGCTTTTCAAGTGTGTCGCTCCAAAAGCACAACATCAGAGGGCCAGCATCTCCTTCATCCCAAAACACTCATTCTCACAGGCTCAGACATGTTCCTGTTTGATGAGGATTACGTCAGCTACCCACTGCCTGATTTTGCTAAGGAACCCCCTAAGAGAGACAAATACCGCTTGACCGATGCCAGGAGAATCCGTGACCTTGACCGGGTGTTGATGGGCTATCAGACCTATCCGCAAGCACTTACCTTTGTGTTTGATGATCTTGAAAGTCCTGACTTATTATGCAACTTGACAATGGACCATTTTGCCAGTGAGTTTAATACTTCCGACATGAAAAGAACAACTGGCAGTGTTGACAAGGAGGTCCAGTGGTGCATTTTTGTGCCTGGTTCAGACAGCCGAGAAAAGCTCATCTCCTTGTTGGCTCGCCAATGGGAGCTACTCTGCAGCAGGGAGCTACCATTGG
- the LOC117412384 gene encoding nischarin-like isoform X5: protein MESAVFPDEANERKAVRIVGSELVVENYTVYIIEVNVGNHKWTVKHRYSDFHDLHEKLTAEKKIDKNLLPPKKIIGKNSKSLVEKRQKELEVYLQTLLAKFPLAAPKVLSCFLNFHLYEINGITAALAEDLFNKGEQLLVAGQVFCLRPLQLYAITQQLRLAKPICANGDAKADLGHILDFTCRLKYLKVSGSSQGSVGSSNIQEHLLPFDLSVFKSLLQIEISHCEAKQIQGLPSLKPTVATMGVRYSASSVKDILVPEASEFDHWVAEGVSSDCPVTAVIPTWKNLTTLDMSHNQIMCIDESVKLIPKVEFLDLGHNELSLVENLQHLYNLIHLDLSYNKLAVLEGVHTKLGNIKTLNLAGNLLESLSGLCKLYSLVNLDLSNNKLAQFEEIKHIGSLPCLEKLTLSNNPLSIIPDYRTKVLAQFWDRASEVCLDNAAPTEKEMDTVEVLKAIQKAKEAKDRMNNTEKKISEDSKLSAASSKPNCSSFTAPPSSPSLPHPASSSQVVVCKNTAQVSNDISTPMDSAITQRCTNIHNSACEDTIQVKHTYGSSLLPINVTEQHFSYSCHCAEDEDSMWTNWKKTQVLPFSCVSYTATNLDFTSHLTGLIRNAMWEEHLKASKTSMHVDTVHESLSQASGDGYFEMGLDEGEHGSGCTVSSDATAESCEELIRIKKVFWVYCIQVNKDLSQFASCVVLTDNLLAVFQIPHQELTGNRQSVTGNMENVLTVPFIEIEAVGFDVPETCLSLKLKTSDTYWYFLSDSQNLKEIYSCLNMFNSAVKNSSSAQEFINQLLESHQLTDGDTVVKGAFAAHLLNLAEVAPCNQQIHSFPTDSSSEAKNSPYSDILSFTWQSETHQDPVYVPCLLFLTPSQLCIMKVDFVALTKKAKTLEEKRWVELIQIPLASVLLHPKQGCSSSTQPAGAFRDGHVLELMTRLKFVTAVFVLPHDKFLFLSLFSQLRASLQDVKTIAFFKVKKCHGSIKSCPLSPTMTRRTLKSRN from the exons ATGGAATCTGCGGTATTTCCTGACGAGGCAAACGAAAGGAAGGCGGTCCGAATTGTTGGATCTGAGCTCGTCGTAGAAAACTATACG gttTACATAATAGAGGTGAATGTTGGAAACCACAAGTGGACTGTCAAGCACCGCTATAGTGATTTTCATGATCTGCATGAAAAG CTCACTGCAGAGAAGAAGATCGACAAGAACCTGCTTCCACCAAAGAAAATCATTGGTAAAAACTCTAAAAGCCTGGTGGAAAAGAGACAAAAGGAACTCGAAGTATACCTGCAAACTCTGCTGGCCAAATTCCCTCTGGCTGCACCCAAAGTCTTGTCTTGTTTTCTGAATTTTCATCTATAT GAAATAAATGGAATTACAGCAGCACTGGCTGAAGATCTGTTTAATAAAG gagAGCAACTTCTTGTGGCTGGACAGGTATTCTGTCTCCGGCCTTTACAGTTATATGCAATCACCCAGCAGCTCCGACTGGCCAAACCCATCTGTGCTAATGGGGATGCCAAAGCAGACCTGGGGCACATTCTAGATTTTACCTGTAGGCTCAAATATTTGAAG GTCAGTGGCAGCTCTCAAGGTTCTGTGGGCAGCAGCAATATCCAGGAGCACCTCCTCCCATTTGACTTATCAGTATTCAAGTCACTTCTTCAGATAGAG attAGTCACTGTGAAGCAAAACAGATACAAGGACTTCCTTCTTTAAAGCCGACCGTGGCTACAATGGGTGTGCGCTATTCAGCATCATCAGTGAAG GATATACTGGTACCAGAAGCCTCTGAATTCGATCACTGGGTAGCGGAGGGAGTGTCATCGGACTGTCCAGTCACAGCTGTTATTCCGACTTGGAAGAACTTAACAACACTTGACATGAGTCATAATCAGATAATGTGCATTGATGAGTCTGTG aaattaaTACCAAAAGTTGAATTCCTGGACCTCGGTCACAACGAGCTGTCTCTTGTAGAGAACTTGCAG CATCTATATAACCTGATTCACCTGGATCTGTCTTACAATAAACTTGCAGTATTAGAAGGTGTTCACACAAAGCTTGGAAACATCAAAACGCTGAATTTGGCAGGAAACCTTCTGGAAAGTCTTTCTGGTCTTTGTAAACTTTATTCTCTTGTAAACTTGGATTTAAGCAACAATAAACTAGCCCAG TTTGAAGAAATTAAACACATTGGAAGTTTACCCTGTTTGGAAAAACTGACTCTGTCCAACAACCCCTTAAGCATCATTCCTGATTACAGAACCAAGGTGCTTGCACAGTTCTGGGACAGAGCATCAGAG GTATGCTTAGACAACGCTGCTCCAACAGAGAAGGAGATGGACACTGTGGAAGTGTTAAAAGCCATTCAGAAAGCCAAAGAAGCAAAGGACAGGATGAATAATACAGAGAAAAAG ATCAGTGAGGACTCCAAGCTTTCTGCTGCCAGTTCCAAACCCAACTGCTCCTCTTTCACTGCTCcgccctcctctccctctctgcccCATCCTGCCAGCTCCAGCCAAG tagTAGTATGTAAAAACACAGCCCAAGTTAGCAATGATATATCGACTCCTATGGATTCTGCAATTACCCAGAGATGCACCAATATACACAATTCTGCTTGCGAGGATACAATACAG GTTAAACATACATATGGATCCAGTTTGTTACCCATAAATGTGACTGAACAGCACTTTAG ttacagTTGTCATTGTGCAGAGGACGAAGACAGCATGTGGACCAATTGGAAAAAGACCCAAGTGCTACCTTTTTCTTGTGTCTCTTACACTGCTACTAACCTGGACTTTACGTCACATTTAACTGGACTTATTAGGAATGCCATGTGGGAAGAACATCTCAAAGCATCCAAGACCAGCATGCATGTGGATACAGTCCACGAATCATTGAGCCAGGCTTCAGGAGATGGCTATTTCGAAATGGGACTTGATGAGGGGGAGCATGGTTCAGGTTGCACCGTTTCTTCAGATGCTACAGCTGAAAGTTGTGAAGAGCTTATCCGAATTAAGAAAGTCTTTTGGGTTTACTGCATTCAGGTCAACAAAGATTTAAGCCAGTTTGCATCTTGTGTTGTGTTGACTGACAATCTGCTGGCTGTGTTCCAAATTCCTCATCAAGAACTGACTGGAAACAGGCAAAGTGTCACAGGTAACATGGAAAACGTCTTGACCGTCCCATTCATAGAGATAGAAGCAGTTGGCTTTGACGTTCCAGAAACCTGTCTTTCCTTGAAGTTGAAGACAAGTGATACTTACTGGTACTTTCTTTCGGATTCACAGAATTTGAAAGAGATCTACtcttgtttaaacatgtttaattcgGCTGTGAAAAATTCCAGTTCAGCACAGGAGTTTATCAATCAGCTTTTGGAGTCCCATCAGCTAACAGATGGTGACACTGTTGTTAAAGGTGCCTTTGCCGCTCACCTTCTTAACCTTGCAGAGGTTGCCCCCTGTAACCAGCAAATCCACAGCTTCCCCACTGACTCTTCAAGTGAGGCGAAGAACTCTCCGTATTCGGATATCCTCTCGTTCACGTGGCAGTCGGAGACACACCAAGACCCTGTTTATGTGCCCTGTCTGCTCTTCTTAACACCCAGTCAGCTGTGTATTATGAAAGTGGACTTTGTTGCACTCACGAAAAAAGCCAAGACACTTGAAGAGAAGAGATGGGTGGAGTTAATTCAGATCCCGCTTGCTTCTGTGCTTCTCCATCCAAAACAAGGTTGCAGTAGCAGCACCCAGCCAGCTGGTGCCTTCAGGGATGGCCATGTCCTGGAACTCATGACCCGGCTCAAGTTTGTCACCGCTGTCTTTGTCCTGCCCCATGACAAGTTCCTGTTTCTGAGTCTGTTCAGTCAGCTTAGAGCCAGCCTGCAGGATGTGAAGACCATTGCTTTCTTCAAGGTGAAAAAATGTCACGGTTCAATAAAGAGCTGTCCCTTGAGCCCCACAATGACCCGAAGAACTCTTAAGAGCAG AAACTGA
- the LOC117412384 gene encoding nischarin-like isoform X4, with amino-acid sequence MESAVFPDEANERKAVRIVGSELVVENYTVYIIEVNVGNHKWTVKHRYSDFHDLHEKLTAEKKIDKNLLPPKKIIGKNSKSLVEKRQKELEVYLQTLLAKFPLAAPKVLSCFLNFHLYEINGITAALAEDLFNKGEQLLVAGQVFCLRPLQLYAITQQLRLAKPICANGDAKADLGHILDFTCRLKYLKVSGSSQGSVGSSNIQEHLLPFDLSVFKSLLQIEISHCEAKQIQGLPSLKPTVATMGVRYSASSVKDILVPEASEFDHWVAEGVSSDCPVTAVIPTWKNLTTLDMSHNQIMCIDESVKLIPKVEFLDLGHNELSLVENLQHLYNLIHLDLSYNKLAVLEGVHTKLGNIKTLNLAGNLLESLSGLCKLYSLVNLDLSNNKLAQFEEIKHIGSLPCLEKLTLSNNPLSIIPDYRTKVLAQFWDRASEVCLDNAAPTEKEMDTVEVLKAIQKAKEAKDRMNNTEKKISEDSKLSAASSKPNCSSFTAPPSSPSLPHPASSSQVVVCKNTAQVSNDISTPMDSAITQRCTNIHNSACEDTIQVKHTYGSSLLPINVTEQHFSYSCHCAEDEDSMWTNWKKTQVLPFSCVSYTATNLDFTSHLTGLIRNAMWEEHLKASKTSMHVDTVHESLSQASGDGYFEMGLDEGEHGSGCTVSSDATAESCEELIRIKKVFWVYCIQVNKDLSQFASCVVLTDNLLAVFQIPHQELTGNRQSVTGNMENVLTVPFIEIEAVGFDVPETCLSLKLKTSDTYWYFLSDSQNLKEIYSCLNMFNSAVKNSSSAQEFINQLLESHQLTDGDTVVKGAFAAHLLNLAEVAPCNQQIHSFPTDSSSEAKNSPYSDILSFTWQSETHQDPVYVPCLLFLTPSQLCIMKVDFVALTKKAKTLEEKRWVELIQIPLASVLLHPKQGCSSSTQPAGAFRDGHVLELMTRLKFVTAVFVLPHDKFLFLSLFSQLRASLQDVKTIAFFKVKKCHGSIKSCPLSPTMTRRTLKSRTERE; translated from the exons ATGGAATCTGCGGTATTTCCTGACGAGGCAAACGAAAGGAAGGCGGTCCGAATTGTTGGATCTGAGCTCGTCGTAGAAAACTATACG gttTACATAATAGAGGTGAATGTTGGAAACCACAAGTGGACTGTCAAGCACCGCTATAGTGATTTTCATGATCTGCATGAAAAG CTCACTGCAGAGAAGAAGATCGACAAGAACCTGCTTCCACCAAAGAAAATCATTGGTAAAAACTCTAAAAGCCTGGTGGAAAAGAGACAAAAGGAACTCGAAGTATACCTGCAAACTCTGCTGGCCAAATTCCCTCTGGCTGCACCCAAAGTCTTGTCTTGTTTTCTGAATTTTCATCTATAT GAAATAAATGGAATTACAGCAGCACTGGCTGAAGATCTGTTTAATAAAG gagAGCAACTTCTTGTGGCTGGACAGGTATTCTGTCTCCGGCCTTTACAGTTATATGCAATCACCCAGCAGCTCCGACTGGCCAAACCCATCTGTGCTAATGGGGATGCCAAAGCAGACCTGGGGCACATTCTAGATTTTACCTGTAGGCTCAAATATTTGAAG GTCAGTGGCAGCTCTCAAGGTTCTGTGGGCAGCAGCAATATCCAGGAGCACCTCCTCCCATTTGACTTATCAGTATTCAAGTCACTTCTTCAGATAGAG attAGTCACTGTGAAGCAAAACAGATACAAGGACTTCCTTCTTTAAAGCCGACCGTGGCTACAATGGGTGTGCGCTATTCAGCATCATCAGTGAAG GATATACTGGTACCAGAAGCCTCTGAATTCGATCACTGGGTAGCGGAGGGAGTGTCATCGGACTGTCCAGTCACAGCTGTTATTCCGACTTGGAAGAACTTAACAACACTTGACATGAGTCATAATCAGATAATGTGCATTGATGAGTCTGTG aaattaaTACCAAAAGTTGAATTCCTGGACCTCGGTCACAACGAGCTGTCTCTTGTAGAGAACTTGCAG CATCTATATAACCTGATTCACCTGGATCTGTCTTACAATAAACTTGCAGTATTAGAAGGTGTTCACACAAAGCTTGGAAACATCAAAACGCTGAATTTGGCAGGAAACCTTCTGGAAAGTCTTTCTGGTCTTTGTAAACTTTATTCTCTTGTAAACTTGGATTTAAGCAACAATAAACTAGCCCAG TTTGAAGAAATTAAACACATTGGAAGTTTACCCTGTTTGGAAAAACTGACTCTGTCCAACAACCCCTTAAGCATCATTCCTGATTACAGAACCAAGGTGCTTGCACAGTTCTGGGACAGAGCATCAGAG GTATGCTTAGACAACGCTGCTCCAACAGAGAAGGAGATGGACACTGTGGAAGTGTTAAAAGCCATTCAGAAAGCCAAAGAAGCAAAGGACAGGATGAATAATACAGAGAAAAAG ATCAGTGAGGACTCCAAGCTTTCTGCTGCCAGTTCCAAACCCAACTGCTCCTCTTTCACTGCTCcgccctcctctccctctctgcccCATCCTGCCAGCTCCAGCCAAG tagTAGTATGTAAAAACACAGCCCAAGTTAGCAATGATATATCGACTCCTATGGATTCTGCAATTACCCAGAGATGCACCAATATACACAATTCTGCTTGCGAGGATACAATACAG GTTAAACATACATATGGATCCAGTTTGTTACCCATAAATGTGACTGAACAGCACTTTAG ttacagTTGTCATTGTGCAGAGGACGAAGACAGCATGTGGACCAATTGGAAAAAGACCCAAGTGCTACCTTTTTCTTGTGTCTCTTACACTGCTACTAACCTGGACTTTACGTCACATTTAACTGGACTTATTAGGAATGCCATGTGGGAAGAACATCTCAAAGCATCCAAGACCAGCATGCATGTGGATACAGTCCACGAATCATTGAGCCAGGCTTCAGGAGATGGCTATTTCGAAATGGGACTTGATGAGGGGGAGCATGGTTCAGGTTGCACCGTTTCTTCAGATGCTACAGCTGAAAGTTGTGAAGAGCTTATCCGAATTAAGAAAGTCTTTTGGGTTTACTGCATTCAGGTCAACAAAGATTTAAGCCAGTTTGCATCTTGTGTTGTGTTGACTGACAATCTGCTGGCTGTGTTCCAAATTCCTCATCAAGAACTGACTGGAAACAGGCAAAGTGTCACAGGTAACATGGAAAACGTCTTGACCGTCCCATTCATAGAGATAGAAGCAGTTGGCTTTGACGTTCCAGAAACCTGTCTTTCCTTGAAGTTGAAGACAAGTGATACTTACTGGTACTTTCTTTCGGATTCACAGAATTTGAAAGAGATCTACtcttgtttaaacatgtttaattcgGCTGTGAAAAATTCCAGTTCAGCACAGGAGTTTATCAATCAGCTTTTGGAGTCCCATCAGCTAACAGATGGTGACACTGTTGTTAAAGGTGCCTTTGCCGCTCACCTTCTTAACCTTGCAGAGGTTGCCCCCTGTAACCAGCAAATCCACAGCTTCCCCACTGACTCTTCAAGTGAGGCGAAGAACTCTCCGTATTCGGATATCCTCTCGTTCACGTGGCAGTCGGAGACACACCAAGACCCTGTTTATGTGCCCTGTCTGCTCTTCTTAACACCCAGTCAGCTGTGTATTATGAAAGTGGACTTTGTTGCACTCACGAAAAAAGCCAAGACACTTGAAGAGAAGAGATGGGTGGAGTTAATTCAGATCCCGCTTGCTTCTGTGCTTCTCCATCCAAAACAAGGTTGCAGTAGCAGCACCCAGCCAGCTGGTGCCTTCAGGGATGGCCATGTCCTGGAACTCATGACCCGGCTCAAGTTTGTCACCGCTGTCTTTGTCCTGCCCCATGACAAGTTCCTGTTTCTGAGTCTGTTCAGTCAGCTTAGAGCCAGCCTGCAGGATGTGAAGACCATTGCTTTCTTCAAGGTGAAAAAATGTCACGGTTCAATAAAGAGCTGTCCCTTGAGCCCCACAATGACCCGAAGAACTCTTAAGAGCAG GACTGAAAGGGAATGA